A stretch of Suncus etruscus isolate mSunEtr1 chromosome 9, mSunEtr1.pri.cur, whole genome shotgun sequence DNA encodes these proteins:
- the LOC126018504 gene encoding olfactory receptor 688-like codes for METTLSRTNSSMLQVSEFILLGFPGLHEWQHWLSLPLTLLYLLALGANLLILITIYHDTALHQPMYQFLGVLAFVDIGLATTIIPKILAIFWFDKTISLSACFTQIYAIHIFMGMESGIFLCMAVDRYVAICCPLCYPTTVTKAFVIKFTLSMILRNGLLTIPVPVLAAQRHYCSKNKIDHCLCSNLGVTSLACDSITINKFYQLFLAWFMFGSDMGLVFTSYVFIIRSVLKLKSAEATSKALSTCSSHIILILFFYTAIVVVSVTHLARRKFPLIPVFLNVLHSLIPPALNPMVYALRTQELRVGFQKLFG; via the coding sequence ATGGAGACCACCCTGAGTAGAACCAATAGCTCCATGTTACAAGTGTCTGAGTTTATTCTATTGGGATTCCCTGGCCTTCATGAGTGGCAGCACTGGCTCTCCTTGCCACTGACTTTACTCTACCTCTTGGCCCTTGGCGCAAATCTCCTAATTTTGATTACTATCTACCATGACACTGCCCTACATCAACCTATGTATCAATTTCTTGGTGTCTTAGCTTTTGTAGACATTGGCTTAGCTACTACTATAATTCCCAAGATCCTTGCCATTTTCTGGTTTGATAAGACAATCAGCCTTTCTGCATGTTTTACTCAGATATATGCCATCCATATTTTTATGGGCATGGAGTCAGGCATCTTTCTCTGTATGGCTGTGGATAGATATGTAGCCATTTGCTGTCCGCTTTGTTATCCGACCACAGTCACAAAAGCTTTTGTGATCAAGTTCACATTGTCTATGATACTAAGGAATGGCCTGTTGACCATCCCTGTGCCTGTATTGGCTGCTCAGAGACACTACTGTTCCAAAAATAAGATTGACCACTGCCTCTGCTCTAATTTAGGAGTCACTAGCCTAGCCTGTGATAGCATCACTATTAATAAGTTTTATCAATTGTTTTTGGCTTGGTTTATGTTTGGGAGTGACATGGGTCTGGTGTTTACTTCTTATGTCTTTATTATTCGTTCCGTTCTGAAGCTAAAGTCTGCTGAAGCAACATCTAAGGCTCTGAGTACTTGTAGCTCTCATATCATCCTCATATTATTTTTCTACACAGCTATTGTTGTGGTATCTGTAACCCATCTAGCAAGAAGAAAATTTCCCTTAATCCCAGTTTTTCTCAATGTACTGCATAGTCTCATTCCTCCTGCCCTTAACCCTATGGTATATGCCCTCAGGACACAGGAGCTGAGGGTAGGTTTTCAGAAGCTGTTTGGTTGA